A genomic segment from Tessaracoccus defluvii encodes:
- a CDS encoding ATP-dependent Clp protease proteolytic subunit gives MTTNFIPQGIAPQGADMSYYIPQWEERTSYGVRRVDPYTKLFEDRIIFLGTPINDDVANAVMAQLLCLQSMDAERQISIYINSPGGSFTALTAIYDTMRYIKPDIQTVCLGQAASAAAVILAAGTKGKRLALPNSRILIHQPATEGGYGQSSDLEIQAREILRIRSLMETMLAADTGQDIEKVSRDIERDKYLTAQEAVEYGIVDDILPSLKDPS, from the coding sequence ATGACGACGAACTTCATCCCCCAGGGGATCGCGCCGCAGGGAGCGGACATGAGCTACTACATCCCGCAGTGGGAAGAGCGCACCAGCTACGGTGTGCGCCGCGTCGATCCGTACACGAAGCTGTTCGAGGACCGGATCATCTTCCTCGGCACCCCCATCAACGACGACGTCGCCAACGCCGTCATGGCGCAGCTGCTGTGCCTCCAGTCGATGGACGCCGAGCGGCAGATCTCCATCTACATCAACTCGCCCGGCGGCTCCTTCACGGCGCTGACGGCGATCTACGACACGATGCGCTACATCAAGCCGGACATCCAGACGGTGTGCCTGGGGCAGGCGGCGTCGGCGGCAGCCGTCATCCTGGCTGCGGGCACGAAGGGGAAGCGTCTCGCTCTTCCCAACTCGCGGATCCTGATCCACCAGCCGGCCACCGAGGGTGGCTACGGTCAGTCCTCCGACCTGGAGATCCAGGCGCGGGAGATCCTGCGGATCCGGTCTCTGATGGAGACCATGCTGGCGGCAGACACCGGCCAGGACATCGAGAAGGTCAGCCGCGACATCGAGCGTGACAAGTACCTGACGGCCCAGGAGGCGGTCGAGTACGGCATCGTCGACGACATCCTTCCTTCGCTGAAGGATCCCTCCTGA
- a CDS encoding AI-2E family transporter yields the protein MTNDEHEPTIDSEPVELTDTEAPAESEFAQDDAEESEALLDEPVPPHAHEETPPQDVGAEGTSRAGMPRLGLVAIIVAAIGLSLVLLQNLSGTIAPMFLALNLLIAAYPIFPGLRRIGIPKPIAAVVTMLAVFVVFVLGIGAIIWSVTQVVTVLTGYSQQFTDMYTAAAEWLAGFGLDEEALLNGLKSISPSNVIDVAGSILSGTSAATAIIAVVVVGIVFLSMDIPSVDARLGITHRLHPGLTDSISAVANGIRRYWVVTTIFGLIVALINGGVIVALGISLPIVWVVLTFITNYIPNIGFVIGLVPPALLALVEKGPTTALLVVILFSVVNFILQSLIQPKFTGDAVGITPTVSFISLLVWAWVFGALGALIALPATLTVKALLIDPDPRMRWLNAFISNDPETAEVRPDHA from the coding sequence ATGACCAACGATGAGCACGAGCCCACCATCGACAGCGAGCCGGTCGAGCTGACCGACACCGAGGCCCCGGCCGAATCCGAGTTCGCTCAGGATGACGCCGAGGAGTCCGAGGCCCTGCTGGACGAGCCGGTGCCGCCCCACGCACACGAGGAGACCCCGCCGCAGGACGTCGGCGCCGAGGGGACAAGCCGCGCGGGCATGCCCCGCCTCGGTCTCGTCGCCATCATCGTGGCCGCCATCGGTCTCTCGCTGGTCCTCCTGCAGAACCTGTCGGGGACCATCGCCCCGATGTTCCTGGCGCTCAACCTCCTGATCGCGGCCTACCCGATCTTCCCCGGCCTGCGCCGCATCGGCATCCCCAAGCCCATCGCGGCGGTCGTCACGATGCTCGCGGTGTTCGTGGTGTTCGTGCTCGGCATCGGCGCGATCATCTGGTCGGTCACCCAGGTGGTCACTGTGCTGACCGGCTACAGCCAGCAGTTCACCGACATGTACACGGCCGCGGCCGAGTGGCTGGCCGGGTTCGGACTCGACGAGGAGGCCCTTCTCAACGGTCTTAAGTCGATCTCGCCGTCCAACGTCATCGACGTCGCCGGCTCCATCCTCTCGGGCACCTCTGCGGCGACCGCGATCATCGCCGTCGTCGTCGTCGGCATCGTGTTCCTGAGCATGGACATCCCGTCGGTTGACGCCCGCCTCGGCATCACCCATCGCCTGCACCCCGGGCTGACCGACTCGATCTCGGCCGTCGCGAACGGCATCCGCCGCTACTGGGTCGTCACCACGATCTTCGGCCTCATCGTCGCCCTCATCAACGGCGGTGTCATCGTGGCGCTCGGTATCTCGCTGCCCATCGTCTGGGTCGTGCTGACGTTCATCACGAACTACATCCCCAACATCGGCTTCGTCATCGGCCTGGTGCCGCCGGCGCTGCTCGCCCTGGTCGAGAAGGGCCCCACGACGGCGCTGCTGGTGGTCATCCTGTTCAGCGTGGTGAACTTCATTCTCCAGTCGCTCATCCAGCCCAAGTTCACGGGGGACGCGGTCGGTATCACGCCGACGGTCTCCTTCATCTCGCTGCTGGTGTGGGCGTGGGTGTTCGGCGCCCTCGGCGCACTGATCGCCCTGCCCGCGACGCTCACCGTCAAGGCGCTGTTGATCGATCCCGACCCGAGGATGCGCTGGCTCAACGCGTTCATCAGCAACGATCCGGAGACGGCGGAGGTCCGACCTGATCACGCCTGA
- a CDS encoding IS1380 family transposase: protein MSVTGDGGAVIAHAGSIGLRMLAENTGLTGALLTAMARRSFIPSVHDRGQVLTDVAVMLADGGEAISDIDVLRHQGQVLGPVASAPTVWRALDEVTDARRRKIQAARARVRRHVWAQLTAAGGVPASKVAGTDLGSTVVLDVDATIVVTHSEKELASPTFKRTFGYHPIGVWCDNTGEFLAAALRTGRAGSNTAVDHIQVLGEAITQIPMPYRRNLLIRCDGAGASHQLLDWLHAQGQVRGRTLHYSVGFTIGEKVRAAITELPAGLWSPALTAEGEVREGGDVAELTGLLDLTSWPAGMRVILRRERPHPGAQLSLFEAHDGWRYQAFATNTTSGTLQFLEARHRAHARVEDRIRHAKDSGLGRFPSREFAINQTWLALTMIAADLVAWLKMLALDGDLAKAEPKALRYRLLHVPARLVHGARRRRLRLPKTWPWVEHLVAAFARIAAIPPPH from the coding sequence ATGTCCGTGACCGGCGATGGCGGCGCGGTGATCGCCCACGCCGGCAGCATTGGACTCAGGATGCTGGCCGAGAACACCGGCCTGACCGGAGCCCTATTGACGGCGATGGCCCGGCGTTCGTTCATCCCCTCGGTGCATGACCGCGGCCAGGTACTGACCGATGTCGCGGTGATGCTCGCCGACGGCGGGGAGGCGATCTCCGACATCGACGTGCTGCGCCACCAGGGGCAGGTGCTGGGGCCGGTCGCGTCTGCTCCGACGGTGTGGCGGGCGTTGGACGAGGTCACCGACGCCAGGCGCAGGAAGATCCAGGCGGCCCGGGCCCGCGTCCGTCGCCACGTCTGGGCCCAACTGACAGCCGCTGGCGGTGTCCCGGCCTCGAAGGTCGCCGGGACCGATCTCGGCAGCACGGTGGTGTTGGATGTCGATGCCACGATCGTGGTGACGCATTCGGAGAAGGAGTTGGCGTCGCCGACGTTTAAGAGGACGTTCGGGTATCACCCGATCGGTGTGTGGTGCGACAACACGGGCGAGTTCCTCGCCGCCGCGCTGCGGACCGGGCGGGCGGGGTCGAACACGGCCGTCGATCACATTCAGGTCCTGGGCGAGGCGATCACCCAGATCCCGATGCCGTATCGACGCAACCTGTTGATCCGCTGCGACGGTGCCGGCGCCTCTCACCAGTTGCTGGACTGGCTCCATGCGCAAGGCCAAGTCAGAGGCAGGACGCTGCACTACAGCGTGGGGTTCACGATCGGCGAGAAGGTGCGTGCCGCGATCACCGAACTTCCCGCAGGCTTGTGGTCCCCCGCGCTCACCGCTGAGGGTGAGGTCCGAGAAGGCGGGGACGTCGCCGAACTGACCGGACTGCTGGACCTGACCAGTTGGCCGGCCGGGATGAGGGTGATCCTGCGCCGCGAACGCCCCCATCCCGGGGCTCAACTGTCGCTGTTCGAAGCCCACGACGGGTGGCGGTATCAAGCGTTTGCCACCAACACCACCAGCGGCACCCTGCAGTTCCTCGAGGCCCGGCATCGGGCGCACGCCCGGGTCGAGGACCGGATCCGTCACGCCAAGGATTCTGGGCTGGGACGTTTCCCGTCTCGCGAGTTCGCCATCAACCAGACCTGGCTTGCACTGACGATGATCGCCGCCGATCTGGTGGCCTGGCTCAAGATGCTCGCCCTCGACGGCGACCTCGCCAAAGCCGAACCAAAGGCACTCAGGTATCGGCTGCTGCACGTCCCGGCAAGACTCGTTCACGGCGCCCGACGGCGACGACTGCGTCTACCCAAGACCTGGCCCTGGGTCGAGCACCTGGTGGCCGCGTTCGCCCGGATCGCCGCGATCCCACCACCGCACTGA
- a CDS encoding DUF2599 domain-containing protein, which translates to MFDNNDGSTTTPIVREDATLQINTVIQSPEAPVSYSYQIDLPVGTTIERDGESLYFLNGDTLVGGLAPAWAQDADGQTVTTRYEVDGSTVTQIVEHDATFTYPVVADPWLGKNLFAYVRNNVRAPYKNKPVYTMELSAWGQLIYRGSAALGLVAPLGTGLPVTALGYKIMTNNGWSEVISRQPRANTTSVKQQYVCHVRYGYPVLGSGWRWDLEAARPSYPGWTRGNLWNHRCNWKTASG; encoded by the coding sequence GTGTTTGATAACAACGATGGGTCAACGACTACGCCGATCGTGCGTGAAGACGCAACCCTCCAGATCAACACGGTGATCCAGTCGCCGGAGGCTCCGGTCTCCTACTCCTATCAGATCGATCTTCCGGTCGGAACTACCATCGAGCGGGATGGTGAGAGCTTGTACTTCCTGAACGGTGACACGCTCGTCGGCGGACTCGCGCCGGCATGGGCGCAGGACGCCGATGGCCAAACGGTCACCACGCGATACGAAGTCGATGGAAGCACTGTCACTCAGATCGTGGAACACGACGCCACATTCACCTACCCCGTGGTGGCAGACCCGTGGCTCGGCAAGAACTTGTTCGCCTACGTCCGTAACAACGTTCGGGCCCCGTACAAAAACAAACCGGTCTACACCATGGAACTCTCAGCGTGGGGACAGCTGATCTATCGAGGAAGTGCAGCCCTTGGCCTCGTCGCACCGCTAGGGACTGGCCTCCCGGTGACTGCTCTCGGCTATAAGATCATGACAAACAACGGCTGGTCAGAAGTTATCTCCCGTCAGCCACGAGCCAACACGACCTCGGTAAAACAACAATACGTTTGCCACGTCAGGTACGGATACCCCGTCCTCGGCTCGGGCTGGCGCTGGGATCTCGAGGCAGCACGCCCGTCATATCCGGGTTGGACACGGGGCAACTTGTGGAACCACCGCTGCAACTGGAAAACAGCATCAGGCTAA
- a CDS encoding ATP-dependent Clp protease proteolytic subunit, with protein sequence MAGPGGPGFGLTDNVYSSLLANRIIFLGSEVKDENANAICAQMLLLNAEDPHKDIYLYINSPGGSVDSGMAIFDTMQWISNDVATVAMGLAASMGQFLLSAGTPGKRFALPHSRIMMHQPSGGLGGTASDIRIQAEQSLHIKRTMAGLIAEHTGQTVEQIEADSDRDRWFTAEQALEYGFIDHVYERASQIKSEAPNQ encoded by the coding sequence ATGGCGGGGCCCGGTGGCCCCGGCTTCGGCTTGACTGACAACGTCTACTCGTCCCTCCTCGCCAACCGGATCATCTTCCTGGGCTCCGAGGTCAAGGACGAGAACGCGAACGCCATCTGTGCGCAGATGCTGCTGCTCAACGCCGAGGATCCGCACAAGGACATCTACCTCTACATCAACTCGCCCGGTGGCTCCGTCGACTCCGGCATGGCGATCTTCGACACCATGCAGTGGATCAGCAACGACGTCGCCACCGTCGCCATGGGCCTGGCCGCCTCGATGGGCCAGTTCCTGCTGTCGGCGGGCACCCCCGGCAAGCGCTTCGCGCTGCCCCACAGCCGCATCATGATGCACCAGCCCTCGGGCGGCCTCGGTGGCACGGCCTCCGACATTCGCATCCAGGCCGAGCAGTCGCTCCACATCAAGCGCACAATGGCCGGCCTGATCGCTGAGCACACGGGCCAGACGGTCGAGCAGATCGAGGCCGACTCGGACCGTGACCGCTGGTTCACCGCCGAGCAGGCCCTCGAGTACGGCTTCATCGACCACGTCTACGAGCGTGCGTCCCAGATCAAGTCGGAGGCTCCGAACCAGTGA
- a CDS encoding IS3 family transposase (programmed frameshift), with the protein MNQKYSPEMRERALRMLDEARASGDHPNLMSAVRHVAGLLGMSAETLRVWHRRREVDTGQRPGVPTDVAEENKRLRRENAELKKANEVLKAASVFFREGTRPPLTEMIRFIDEHRDRYGVEFLCRVLQDVVPGFLTSRGYRAAKTRVPSARQLKDELLVPEIVRLHAENYGVYGVRKMHALLRREGWDIGRDQTARLMKLAGVEGVKRSKKVFTTKPDPAQEKPKDLVGRDFTASAPNRLWVADITYVATWAGFAYVAFVIDVFSRMIVGWNVAATLRAEILPLQALNMAAFNATESLDELVHHADHGSNYLSVVYTDRITELGAKPSTGTVGDSYDNALAEAVNGLYKTELIRRRGPWRTVEQVELATLEYVWWWNNARLHGELDYRTPIEVDAAYYAETESAQPALAGQGNR; encoded by the exons ATGAACCAGAAGTACTCTCCCGAGATGCGCGAGCGCGCCCTACGGATGCTCGACGAAGCGCGCGCGAGCGGCGATCACCCGAACCTGATGTCCGCGGTACGGCATGTGGCCGGCCTCCTCGGCATGAGCGCCGAGACGCTGCGCGTGTGGCATCGCCGTCGCGAGGTTGACACCGGCCAGCGTCCCGGCGTGCCCACCGACGTCGCCGAGGAGAACAAGCGCCTCCGCCGCGAGAACGCCGAGCTCAAGAAGGCGAACGAAGTCCTCAAGGCTGCGAGCGTGTTTT TTCGCGAAGGAACTCGACCGCCCCTGACCGAGATGATCCGCTTCATCGATGAGCATCGGGATCGTTACGGGGTCGAGTTCCTCTGCCGTGTCCTTCAGGACGTGGTGCCAGGGTTCCTCACCTCCCGCGGGTATCGCGCCGCGAAGACGCGCGTGCCCTCGGCGAGGCAGTTGAAGGACGAGCTGCTCGTCCCGGAGATCGTGCGCCTCCATGCTGAGAACTATGGCGTCTACGGGGTCCGGAAGATGCATGCCCTCCTCCGCCGGGAGGGGTGGGACATCGGTCGTGACCAGACCGCCCGGCTGATGAAGCTCGCCGGTGTCGAGGGTGTGAAGCGGTCGAAGAAGGTGTTCACCACGAAACCAGATCCCGCGCAGGAGAAGCCGAAGGACCTCGTGGGGCGCGACTTCACGGCCTCCGCGCCGAACCGCTTGTGGGTGGCGGACATCACGTATGTCGCGACGTGGGCGGGGTTCGCGTATGTCGCGTTCGTGATCGACGTGTTCTCCCGCATGATCGTCGGGTGGAACGTCGCGGCGACGCTGCGCGCCGAGATCCTGCCCCTGCAGGCGCTGAACATGGCCGCCTTCAACGCGACCGAGTCGCTGGACGAGCTCGTCCATCACGCCGATCACGGCTCGAACTACCTGTCGGTCGTCTACACCGACCGGATCACCGAGCTCGGCGCGAAACCTTCGACGGGGACCGTCGGCGACAGCTACGACAACGCCCTCGCCGAGGCCGTCAACGGGCTCTACAAGACGGAGCTGATCCGTCGACGGGGTCCGTGGCGGACGGTCGAGCAAGTCGAGCTCGCGACGCTGGAGTACGTGTGGTGGTGGAACAACGCCCGACTCCACGGGGAGCTCGACTACCGCACCCCAATCGAGGTCGACGCGGCGTACTACGCTGAGACCGAATCAGCCCAGCCAGCACTCGCTGGCCAGGGAAACCGATAG
- a CDS encoding patatin-like phospholipase family protein yields the protein MPTPLLNNVTDTALIFEGGGMRGSFSAGVVTALLDGEVHCDWVGGISAGSSCLVNYVARDTERARRSFVEIAEDPRLGNFGTWVRGRGMFQSEWIYEQTSEPGQALPLDYEAFRANPATIRVGGFRAADGEMLYWGRDELHPKRQLMLKVRASSTMPLLMPITTIDGVDYVDGALGPSGGIALDAAQADGYEKFLVVFTRPRGYRKSVVKTPLTLRTLFRRYPAIATALIERPANYNRTLDELLELEREGRAYLLFPDEMPIENGERNVARLRSVFDAGRAQAERELPAIREFLGLA from the coding sequence GTGCCCACTCCCCTGCTCAACAACGTGACCGACACGGCCCTCATCTTCGAGGGTGGAGGGATGCGCGGCTCCTTCTCCGCAGGCGTAGTGACTGCGCTGCTGGACGGCGAGGTGCACTGCGACTGGGTCGGCGGCATCTCCGCCGGCTCGAGCTGCCTCGTCAACTACGTGGCGCGCGACACCGAGCGCGCCCGCCGGTCTTTCGTCGAGATCGCCGAGGATCCACGGCTCGGCAACTTCGGCACCTGGGTCCGGGGCCGCGGGATGTTCCAGTCGGAGTGGATCTACGAACAGACCTCCGAGCCCGGGCAGGCGCTGCCGCTCGACTACGAGGCATTCCGCGCGAACCCGGCGACGATCCGCGTCGGCGGGTTCCGGGCCGCCGACGGCGAGATGCTCTACTGGGGCCGCGACGAGCTGCACCCGAAGCGGCAGCTGATGCTAAAGGTCCGGGCGAGCTCGACCATGCCGCTGCTCATGCCCATCACCACCATCGACGGCGTGGACTACGTCGACGGCGCCCTCGGCCCCAGTGGCGGCATCGCCCTCGACGCGGCCCAGGCAGACGGGTACGAGAAGTTCCTCGTCGTCTTCACCCGCCCCCGCGGCTACCGGAAGTCCGTCGTCAAGACTCCCCTCACCCTGCGGACCCTGTTCAGGCGTTACCCGGCGATCGCGACGGCGCTCATCGAGCGGCCGGCCAACTACAACCGGACCCTCGACGAGTTGCTCGAACTGGAGCGGGAGGGCAGGGCCTACCTGCTGTTCCCAGACGAGATGCCCATCGAGAACGGGGAGCGCAACGTGGCGCGGCTACGGTCGGTCTTCGACGCGGGTCGCGCCCAGGCGGAGCGGGAGCTGCCGGCGATCAGGGAGTTCCTCGGGCTGGCCTGA
- a CDS encoding IS1380 family transposase — protein MSVTGDGGAVIAHAGSIGLRMLAENTGLTGALLTAMARRSFIPSVHDRGQVLTDVAVMLADGGEAISDIDVLRHQGQVLGPVASAPTVWRALDEVTDARRRKIQAARARVRRHVWAQLTAAGGVPASKVAGTDLGSTVVLDVDATIVVTHSEKELASPTFKRTFGYHPIGVWCDNTGEFLAAALRTGRAGSNTAVDHIQVLGEAITQIPMPYRRNLLIRCDGAGASHQLLDWLHAQGQVRGRTLHYSVGFTIGEKVRAAITELPAGLWSPALTAEGEVREGGDVAELTGLLDLTSWPAGMRVILRRERPHPGAQLSLFEVHDGWRYQAFATNTTSGTLQFLEARHRAHARVEDRIRHAKDSGLGRFPSREFAINQTWLALTMIAADLVAWLKMLALDGDLAKAEPKALRYRLLHVPARLVHGARRRRLRLPKTWPWVEHLVAAFARIAAIPPPH, from the coding sequence ATGTCCGTGACCGGCGATGGCGGCGCGGTGATCGCCCACGCCGGCAGCATTGGACTCAGGATGCTGGCCGAGAACACCGGCCTGACCGGAGCCCTATTGACGGCGATGGCCCGGCGTTCGTTCATCCCCTCGGTGCATGACCGCGGCCAGGTACTGACCGATGTCGCGGTGATGCTCGCCGACGGCGGGGAGGCGATCTCCGACATCGACGTGCTGCGCCACCAGGGGCAGGTGCTGGGGCCGGTCGCGTCTGCTCCGACGGTGTGGCGGGCGTTGGACGAGGTCACCGACGCCAGGCGCAGGAAGATCCAGGCGGCCCGGGCCCGCGTCCGTCGCCACGTCTGGGCCCAACTGACAGCCGCTGGCGGTGTCCCGGCCTCGAAGGTCGCCGGGACCGATCTCGGCAGCACGGTGGTGTTGGATGTCGATGCCACGATCGTGGTGACGCATTCGGAGAAGGAGTTGGCGTCGCCGACGTTTAAGAGGACGTTCGGGTATCACCCGATCGGTGTGTGGTGCGACAACACGGGCGAGTTCCTCGCCGCCGCGCTGCGGACCGGGCGGGCGGGGTCGAACACGGCCGTCGATCACATTCAGGTCCTGGGCGAGGCGATCACCCAGATCCCGATGCCGTATCGACGCAACCTGTTGATCCGCTGCGACGGTGCCGGCGCCTCTCACCAGTTGCTGGACTGGCTCCATGCGCAAGGCCAAGTCAGAGGCAGGACGCTGCACTACAGCGTGGGGTTCACGATCGGCGAGAAGGTGCGTGCCGCGATCACCGAACTTCCCGCAGGCTTGTGGTCCCCCGCGCTCACCGCTGAGGGTGAGGTCCGAGAAGGCGGGGACGTCGCCGAACTGACCGGACTGCTGGACCTGACCAGTTGGCCGGCCGGGATGAGGGTGATCCTGCGCCGCGAACGCCCCCATCCCGGGGCTCAACTGTCGCTGTTCGAAGTCCACGACGGGTGGCGGTATCAAGCGTTTGCCACCAACACCACGAGCGGCACTCTGCAGTTCCTCGAGGCCCGGCATCGGGCGCATGCCCGGGTCGAGGACCGGATCCGTCACGCCAAGGATTCTGGGCTGGGACGTTTCCCGTCTCGCGAGTTCGCCATCAACCAGACCTGGCTTGCACTGACGATGATCGCCGCCGATCTGGTGGCCTGGCTCAAGATGCTCGCCCTCGACGGCGACCTCGCCAAAGCCGAACCAAAGGCACTCAGGTATCGGCTGCTGCACGTCCCGGCAAGACTCGTTCACGGCGCCCGACGGCGACGACTGCGTCTACCCAAGACCTGGCCCTGGGTCGAGCACCTGGTGGCCGCGTTCGCCCGGATCGCCGCGATCCCACCACCGCACTGA
- a CDS encoding excalibur calcium-binding domain-containing protein — translation MTRLAKIIAASAAAAVGFTGVAVGVQASPVIVERVVDGDTIEVRILDKTVRVRLLNIDAPETRDSGQPTECLGPEASEFLENRLPVGTRVDLQYDKERYDKYGRTLAGVFESGSLVNAEIAAAGLGAPLLFEPNDRFYSEVLAAAEQAEAKRVGAYAPEVDCTLPSQIRAAAAALVASDVGDDGWSENQHLLAVGAINDDIHRASLLRAELASEESAGEASVNAFYSDDQRRDWLAELDAGIAAGRAQQADHQLAAAEIREAERMAAEKAEAERIAAEKAEAERIAAEKAEAERIAAEKAEAERIAAEKAEAERIAKAKVKQTVTEKPSNVSSVYYANCTAARKAGAAPVRRGDPGYGKHLDRDNDGIGCER, via the coding sequence GTGACACGGCTAGCAAAAATCATTGCGGCCTCGGCTGCAGCCGCGGTTGGTTTCACGGGTGTCGCAGTCGGTGTCCAAGCCAGCCCGGTTATCGTTGAACGGGTTGTCGACGGGGACACCATCGAGGTGCGGATTCTCGACAAGACAGTCCGTGTGCGGCTGCTGAACATCGATGCACCGGAAACCAGGGACTCGGGCCAGCCGACGGAATGTCTTGGCCCTGAGGCCTCCGAGTTCCTTGAAAATCGTCTCCCTGTCGGGACTCGGGTCGACCTGCAGTATGACAAAGAGCGCTACGACAAGTACGGCCGTACCCTGGCAGGGGTGTTTGAGTCGGGCAGTCTGGTAAATGCCGAGATCGCGGCGGCAGGTCTCGGAGCACCTCTGCTATTTGAACCGAATGACCGGTTCTATTCGGAGGTGCTGGCGGCGGCCGAGCAGGCTGAGGCCAAACGCGTCGGCGCCTACGCGCCGGAGGTCGACTGCACCTTGCCGTCCCAGATCCGGGCGGCCGCTGCAGCGCTGGTCGCCTCCGACGTGGGCGATGATGGCTGGTCGGAGAACCAACATCTGCTTGCCGTTGGAGCTATCAATGATGACATTCACCGGGCTTCACTTCTGCGGGCCGAACTGGCGAGTGAGGAATCCGCAGGTGAGGCCTCGGTGAATGCCTTCTACTCCGACGACCAACGCCGGGATTGGTTGGCCGAACTGGATGCAGGGATCGCTGCCGGACGAGCGCAGCAAGCGGATCACCAACTGGCCGCGGCGGAGATTCGCGAGGCGGAGCGTATGGCGGCGGAGAAGGCTGAGGCTGAGCGGATCGCGGCGGAGAAGGCTGAGGCTGAGCGGATCGCGGCGGAGAAGGCTGAGGCTGAGCGGATCGCAGCGGAGAAGGCTGAGGCTGAGCGGATCGCAGCGGAGAAGGCTGAGGCTGAGCGGATCGCCAAGGCGAAGGTCAAGCAGACGGTCACAGAGAAGCCGAGCAATGTCAGCAGCGTCTACTACGCGAACTGCACGGCTGCGCGTAAGGCAGGCGCCGCACCAGTACGCAGGGGAGACCCCGGGTATGGCAAGCATCTGGACCGGGACAACGACGGAATCGGCTGCGAGCGGTGA
- the tig gene encoding trigger factor gives MPSTVEKLSPTRVKLTVEIPFTDLQPYLDKAYKAIAEQISIPGFRKGKVPAAVIDQRVGRGAVLQEAINEAIPPAYNAAINEAKVYPMDQPEIDVTKLEDKELIEFTAEVDVRPEVELPDFSTVEATVENVADVDEMVDERLELLRERFATTSEVDRAAAEGDVLTIDLVATQDGNDLEDATAEGVAYKVGQDRNMLDGLDEAVTGLKAGESKSFTSTLVGGQYRGQDADIEVTVKTVSEQELPAIDDEFAQMISEFDTVEEMKDDLRKAAEAQAKADQLAEARDKVLEAVLEKVSFDLPEGVLAREQEARRAEITRQLQNGGMTVEDYLENAEDEDAEDADQFWAGIDERSEQALKAQVILDLFADANTIDVSQQELTELIFRKAQQNGTSPQDEINHMMEHNHMPEWMQEIRRGKSLAAICAAATVTDAEGNAVDTALPVENTEDDEEPAAEADAE, from the coding sequence GTGCCGAGCACCGTTGAGAAGCTGAGCCCCACCAGGGTCAAGCTCACCGTCGAGATCCCCTTCACCGATCTCCAGCCCTACCTTGACAAGGCCTACAAGGCGATCGCTGAGCAGATCAGCATCCCCGGCTTCCGCAAGGGCAAGGTGCCGGCGGCCGTCATCGATCAGCGCGTCGGACGCGGCGCGGTCCTGCAGGAGGCCATCAATGAGGCCATCCCGCCGGCGTACAACGCGGCCATCAACGAGGCGAAGGTCTACCCGATGGACCAGCCCGAGATTGACGTGACCAAGCTGGAGGACAAGGAGCTCATCGAGTTCACCGCTGAGGTCGACGTCCGTCCCGAGGTCGAGCTGCCCGACTTCTCCACCGTCGAGGCCACCGTCGAGAACGTCGCTGACGTCGACGAGATGGTCGACGAGCGCCTCGAGCTGCTCCGCGAGCGCTTCGCAACCACGAGCGAGGTCGACCGCGCCGCCGCCGAGGGTGACGTGCTGACCATCGATCTCGTCGCCACCCAGGACGGTAACGACCTCGAGGATGCGACCGCTGAAGGCGTCGCGTACAAGGTCGGCCAGGACCGCAACATGCTCGACGGCCTCGACGAGGCTGTCACCGGCCTCAAGGCTGGCGAGTCGAAGTCGTTCACCTCGACGCTGGTCGGCGGCCAGTACCGCGGCCAGGACGCCGACATCGAGGTCACCGTCAAGACGGTCTCGGAGCAGGAGCTCCCCGCCATCGACGACGAGTTCGCCCAGATGATCTCCGAGTTCGACACCGTCGAGGAGATGAAGGACGACCTGCGCAAGGCCGCCGAGGCTCAGGCCAAGGCCGACCAGCTGGCCGAGGCCCGCGACAAGGTCCTCGAGGCCGTCCTCGAGAAGGTCTCCTTCGACCTGCCCGAGGGCGTGCTCGCCCGCGAGCAGGAGGCCCGCCGCGCCGAGATCACCCGCCAGCTCCAGAACGGCGGCATGACCGTCGAGGACTACCTCGAGAACGCCGAGGATGAGGACGCCGAGGACGCCGACCAGTTCTGGGCCGGCATCGACGAGCGCTCCGAGCAGGCCCTCAAGGCCCAGGTCATCCTCGACCTGTTCGCCGACGCCAACACGATCGACGTGTCGCAGCAGGAGCTGACCGAACTCATCTTCCGCAAGGCCCAGCAGAATGGGACCTCGCCCCAGGACGAGATCAACCACATGATGGAGCACAACCACATGCCCGAGTGGATGCAGGAGATCCGCCGCGGCAAGTCGCTCGCTGCCATCTGCGCTGCCGCCACCGTCACCGACGCCGAGGGCAACGCGGTCGACACCGCACTGCCCGTCGAGAACACTGAGGATGACGAGGAGCCGGCCGCCGAGGCCGACGCTGAGTGA